The Methanohalophilus portucalensis DNA window AAAAGGCACTGAAAACAATAGAAATTTAGGTCTTGGGTAATTTCACATGAACTGTAGTACCCAATCCTTCCATACTCCTTGCCCATATACTTCCATTATGAATATCGATTACCTTTTTGCATATATGGAGTCCCAGGCCAACACCATTATAGATGCGGGTTGTGGATCCATCTATTTGGTAAAACATGTCAAAAATACGCGGAAGTTTTTCTTTTGGTATTCCTATACCATTATCTTTTATCTTTATGTGTATATATTCTTCTTCTTCTTTCAGTGTAATTTTTATTTTCCCGGATCCCTGTGTGAATTTTGATGCATTGTCCAGTATATTAAGGAAAACGTTTGTTAACCTGTCTCTGTCACCATAGATAAGGGAAGACTTATTTTGGATATCAATACTTATATCGACATCTTTTCCTTCTGTGTGGACTTTCATTTTTTCCATGGAATCAGTTATGATTTCACCAACATCCACCTCTTCGAAGTGATACTGGTATTTGCCCTCTTTTTCCATACTCATATAAAGCAGGGAGTCAATTAGCCTTTTGAGCCGGTCTGCATTACGTACAACTGCCAAATTTGCTTTTTTCTGGTCTTCGTTTAATTCACCCAGTCGTCCTTTATCAAGCAGGTCACTGAATCCCTTGATAGATATCAGGGGTGTTTTCAGTTCATGGGTCAGGTTTGCGAGGAATTCACTCTTTAGCTTATCCAGATGTTTAAGGTCTTCATAGGCTCGCTGGGTCATCTCGAAAAGCTGGGCATTTTCAATTGCAATCCCGATGTGTTTGCCTACATGTTCCAGTACTTGCAGGCTTTTTTCACTGACTTCATGATTGAGAGGGATAGAAAGCTGGATAAAACCCATTACTTTTTCCCTGGAATAGAGGCGGAATAAAAGATATTTCTTGCGTTGCATTTGGCCCTGGTAATGGAAAGTATCTTCTGCAACAAGGGGGCCGGATGGAGCACCTGCAGAATTATTAAACATGTTTTCGACTACAGAATAGTGGATGCTTTCAGGATATTCTCCTCTTGGACCTATATAGGCACGCAATACTGCCTCTTTTTCTTCTGGGTTTATTATGTATACTCCACCGGCAGTAATGTCAAGAAGGTCTCCCATTTCCATTAACATTTCATCAAGGAGATCATCCACATCAAGAGATTCTGATGCAAGAGCAGATGCTGAATATAGGATGGATATATCACGTTCCTTTTCCAGAATGGTCCGTTCGGACATTTTACGGTCTGTTACATCAAGCAAAATTCCATGGTATTCCAGATTATCATCACATTTGCAGGGGAATGTAATCTCTGAAATCCATTTTATGCTGCCTGAAGAATCTACAACACGATATTCACAGGTAAACTGGTTTGACGAATTTTTCCGGAAGCTGTCAAACTCATTATGGACAAAGCTGCGATCTTCGGGATGGATTAATTCATTATATGTCATCCTTCCTTCCAGGAAGTCTTCAGGTTTGTATCCAAAAATTGTTACTCTTTCAGATACATAATTTGTCCTGGCACGCTGATCCCCTTCCCAAAAAAAAACAATCATGGGGCTTTTATCGATTATTTCTTCGAAGCTTGTTGCAACTGTGAATATATTAGTACCTTTATATTTTTCCTTGGGTTTAAGGTGCCTCAAATTGTTTCCCGGTACGGGCTTTTCTGTAACCATTAATATTCATCCCTTCTCCATCCTTAATTAGCAAAATTATATTGCAATTGATTGCTCTTTTTTAAACATATATAAACTTATATATGTTTGGGAGAATATATAATATTATTTTTAATGTATAGAAATCAAGTCCATACATATTATAATTGATATGTTATTTTTATTTTAAATGTATTTCATTTTCGCCATCATTATGAGAAAAATATATGTAGCATGTTTTGTTGCACTATTCTTGCATAAATGACTCATATGGCGGGTTTACCCTATTATCTTGTTGTCTAGTTTCCAAAAAGTTATATAAAGGCAGAAGGCTATACGAGACAGACCTTTAACATATCATATTAAAACTAAATTCAGAGTTGATTATATTGGCAATCGAAAATGGAGATTTCATAAAAGTATCATATACTGGTAAATTCGAAGGCGGTCTGATTTTTGACACTACCGATGAGGAATTGGCCAAGGAAAACCAGATCTTCAATCCACGTGGAGTTTATGGCGGTGATGTGGTAGTTGTAGGTGCCGGTCATACCATTAAAGGACTTGACGAGGATTTTGTTGGCAAGGATGTTGGATACAAGGGAGAACTTGTCATTCCTCCTGAAAAAGGATTTGGAGAACATGACCCCAAGAAGGTTGAGACCATTTCCCTGAATAAATTCGAGGACCGTAAAGCAACTCCCGGGATGGGTGTAGAAATAGAAGGAAAACGCGGTGTGGTCACCAAGGTCATCGGAAGACGTGCACGCGTTGACTTCAATCATCCCCTTGCAGGTAAGGAAGTAACCTATGAATACACCATTGATGAGAAACTCGAAGGAGATGTTGACAAAATAAATGGTTTGCTTTCCCTTTACACCGGAGTACCAGAAATCGAAGTTGAAGTTGAAGATAAGACTGCCATTATCAATATCCCTGTTGCACTGAGCTTTAACCAGCGCTGGCTCATGTCAAAAAATAGGATTGCTTCTGAGATAATCGAAAATATCGGAATGAAAAATGTCAAATTTGTCGAGACTTATCCGGTAGAATCTTCTGCACCTGCTGAAGAGGCAGAAGCAGAAAGCGAAGATAATGACTCTGGTGAAGAGTAATCTTCGCCAATTTTTTATATTATAAGCGCTGTTCACCAGATGCTTGTGATTGTTTTTCATTATGCTGAGGTAGCCAAGCGGACTACGGCGCCGGTCTTGAAAACCGGTGGTGCTCTGCGCCCCGGGAGTTCGAATCTCCCCCTCAGCGTCTCTTTATTTTTCTAACAATCAAAAAAAAAGAAGGTAGATTATTCTTTCAGGAATTCCTGGACAGTTTTGCCGAATGAGGGAGCAGCCTTCGGGTCTCTGGCAGTGATTATATGGCCATCTCTGATAACATCTTTGTCTTTATATTCAGCTCCTCCCTTTTTTATTTGTTTTACACTTTCCGGATCGCTGAATACGGTGCTCTTTTTACCTTTTAGTATTCCTGCTTTTGCCAGCACTACCGGCGATATACAGATAGCAGCGATTAATTTACCCTGTTTGTAGGCATCCTGGACAATTTTGTGTAGTTCTTTGTTATCCCAGAGATACTGCTTTGCACCTCCGCCTCCTGAAATAACGATGGCATCATAACTGTCTGCTTTTTCAGAGGAAATAGTTGTGTCGGGCTTGACTTTACATCCAAGCATCCCTCTGGCAACTTTCTTTTGGTTTGTTGCAACGACTATGTCAAATCCTGCATTTTCAAAGATTTCTCTGGGTTGAAGGAATTCTTCGTCACGGAAATTTTCCTGGGCGATTACCATTAGTATTTTCTTCTTATTATCCATACCGATCACCGTATTATGATATCTGATGTATCCTATTTGGTACTGGCGATTACAATCTAATATAACAAATCATCCTGGACTTCTCAGTTAATCCCGGTTCATGCAACATAGTAAATTAATTTTTTGTAATATTGAGATTATTAATCAGTTGTACAAGTTCCTGACGTCGGAACATTCCTTTATGCATAATGCAGGCAACATTATCGTCAAGCATTTTTCTGTTTTCTTCGGTAAGTTCCTGTGCCGTACAGATAATAATAGATATATTTGAAGTCGAATCCAGGTTTTGAATATATTCAATAACATCATAGCCACTGAACTCTGGCATCATCAAATCAAGCAGTACTATATCGGGTTGCTGTTTTTGGAGAATTTTGATAGCTTCTTCCCCTCCGGCAGCATCCAGTATCCAAAAACCTTCAGAATCCAGCATGGAATGGATAAGCTCCCTATCTTGTTCCTCATCATCCACCACAAGAATCGTTGTCTCTTCTGGTTTCATATTTTTCCTGACTCTTTCAAGTGTTTCGATAAGGTCGGTTTTGTCAACAGGTTTCACAAAATAATCTTCCACCGTCCACATGCTATCGATTTTGGCTTTGTCCAGTACGGATATCATGATAACAGGTATGTCCCGTGTATGGCTGTCCTTTTTGAGTCTATCAAGTACGGTCCAGCCGTCCTGGCCCGGCATCATTATATCAAGGGTGACGGCAAGTGGTTTGAGTTCCCTGACCTTTTTTATTACCTGATCCCCTCTTTCCACTCCTATTGCATGGTATCCTTTAGAACTCAGCATCGCAAGCAGAAGTTCTCTTGATTTTGGATCATCTTCAGCAACGACAACTACCGGGTCGTCTCCTTTAGGATTGTGAGGTGCAGCGACAAAGGTTTCATCATCCACTTTCATCTCAGGTATTTTCTTTTCAACTTTATCTTCCGGTATCAATTCGTTTGTTTCTGCAGGATCAACAGGTATGGAAAATGTAAATGTGCTGCCTTTTCCTTCTTCACTTTTCACTTCAAGTGATCCACCGTGAAGTTCTATGAACTTAGTTATAAGTGCAAGTCCCAGTCCTGTACCTTCATATTCTCTATTTGCTGATGAATCAAGCTGGACAAAAGGTTTGAACAATTTGTCCCGATCATTTTCAGCAATGCCTATGCCTGTGTCTTCTACAGCTACATGGACCATCTTTTCGGATTTGGTAGGAATAATTCTAACATTCCCTCCCTCCGGGGTGAATTTTATCGCATTACTTAACAGATTATAAAGCACTTGTTTAATTTTTCCTTTATCTGCTTTTATTTTTGGAATGTTTTCGGCTGGCTCTATCTGTAAGTTTATGGATTTCTTGGATGCCAGTGGTGAAATGATTGTTTTAACTTCTCTGAACACATCATTAAAATAGAATATTTCGTACTGGAGATCCATTTTTCCTGCTTCTACTTTTGATATATCAAGGATGCTGTTTATGAGATCGAGCAAATGTTTGCCACTTTTAAGCACATTTCCCACATACTTGGTTTGTTTTTCGTTCAGTTCTCCAAAAACCTGGTCAAGTAGTATATCCGAAAATCCGATTATGGAATTAAGTGGGGTGCGCAATTCATGACTCATTGTCGCCAGGAATTCACTTTTTGTGCGGTTGGCAGTTTCAGATTCTATTTTTGCATTTTCCATCTCAAGTTCTGTATTTTTACGTTTTGTGATGTCCACTACAATACCGCTTACAATAACTGGATTCCCTTGCTTGTCTTTTTCTGTAATTGCACCCCTGTCGTGATACCATTTCCATTTACCATCCTTTGTCTCTATTCGATAGTCCACTTCATAGGTAGGACATTTTCCTTCTATATGGCAACGCATTGCTTCCATTGCATTTTTTTTATCCTGGGGGTGCAGTAGTTTCATGAAATCAGTATAATGCGCATCTTTAAATTCATCCATGGAATATCCCAGTCTGGTAACTTTGCCGGGATCAAAGTTTACTTTGCCACTAGGAATGTCCATTTCCCACCAGCTAAGGTTGCCTTCTCCCATTGCATTCTGTAGTCTGTGTTGCAATTTTCCAATCTGTTCTTCCGCTTTTTTCCTTCTGGAGATATCCCTTGCAATACTGAGTATTACTTTTTCTTCACGATAATCAATGACTTTACTGCTTATTTCCGTGGGGATTTTTTTGCCGTCTTTGGTCAGATGGACAGTTTCAAATATCAATGAGCCATTTTTAAGAATTTGTTCTATCATTTCGGGTACTTCTTTGGTATTTGCTTGACTATCAATATCCATAGGTGTCAGGTTTAGTAATTCTCCTCTGGTGTATCCCAGTCTTTTGCAGGCAATTTCATTTATCTCCACAAAATTGCCTTCCTGATCATGGATGAAAATTGCATCAGCTGCGTTATCAAAAATAGTATGGAATTTTTTTTCGGAACGGGTGAGTTTGTCTTCCGCATTCCTGC harbors:
- a CDS encoding ATP-binding protein, coding for MVTEKPVPGNNLRHLKPKEKYKGTNIFTVATSFEEIIDKSPMIVFFWEGDQRARTNYVSERVTIFGYKPEDFLEGRMTYNELIHPEDRSFVHNEFDSFRKNSSNQFTCEYRVVDSSGSIKWISEITFPCKCDDNLEYHGILLDVTDRKMSERTILEKERDISILYSASALASESLDVDDLLDEMLMEMGDLLDITAGGVYIINPEEKEAVLRAYIGPRGEYPESIHYSVVENMFNNSAGAPSGPLVAEDTFHYQGQMQRKKYLLFRLYSREKVMGFIQLSIPLNHEVSEKSLQVLEHVGKHIGIAIENAQLFEMTQRAYEDLKHLDKLKSEFLANLTHELKTPLISIKGFSDLLDKGRLGELNEDQKKANLAVVRNADRLKRLIDSLLYMSMEKEGKYQYHFEEVDVGEIITDSMEKMKVHTEGKDVDISIDIQNKSSLIYGDRDRLTNVFLNILDNASKFTQGSGKIKITLKEEEEYIHIKIKDNGIGIPKEKLPRIFDMFYQIDGSTTRIYNGVGLGLHICKKVIDIHNGSIWARSMEGLGTTVHVKLPKT
- a CDS encoding peptidylprolyl isomerase; this translates as MAIENGDFIKVSYTGKFEGGLIFDTTDEELAKENQIFNPRGVYGGDVVVVGAGHTIKGLDEDFVGKDVGYKGELVIPPEKGFGEHDPKKVETISLNKFEDRKATPGMGVEIEGKRGVVTKVIGRRARVDFNHPLAGKEVTYEYTIDEKLEGDVDKINGLLSLYTGVPEIEVEVEDKTAIINIPVALSFNQRWLMSKNRIASEIIENIGMKNVKFVETYPVESSAPAEEAEAESEDNDSGEE
- a CDS encoding DJ-1/PfpI/YhbO family deglycase/protease, which encodes MDNKKKILMVIAQENFRDEEFLQPREIFENAGFDIVVATNQKKVARGMLGCKVKPDTTISSEKADSYDAIVISGGGGAKQYLWDNKELHKIVQDAYKQGKLIAAICISPVVLAKAGILKGKKSTVFSDPESVKQIKKGGAEYKDKDVIRDGHIITARDPKAAPSFGKTVQEFLKE
- a CDS encoding PAS domain S-box protein, coding for MTNKKHTDTKSENSCTLQILECLDSFYDILTSSENTDKLMEDITELLADRCGGNQYFARITFEDKIFTSTNFLETDLKLEHSINVNGNTKGKLEYFKNKSSEDTCFLDEEKKLVELVKKGLTKAIKSRNAEDKLTRSEKKFHTIFDNAADAIFIHDQEGNFVEINEIACKRLGYTRGELLNLTPMDIDSQANTKEVPEMIEQILKNGSLIFETVHLTKDGKKIPTEISSKVIDYREEKVILSIARDISRRKKAEEQIGKLQHRLQNAMGEGNLSWWEMDIPSGKVNFDPGKVTRLGYSMDEFKDAHYTDFMKLLHPQDKKNAMEAMRCHIEGKCPTYEVDYRIETKDGKWKWYHDRGAITEKDKQGNPVIVSGIVVDITKRKNTELEMENAKIESETANRTKSEFLATMSHELRTPLNSIIGFSDILLDQVFGELNEKQTKYVGNVLKSGKHLLDLINSILDISKVEAGKMDLQYEIFYFNDVFREVKTIISPLASKKSINLQIEPAENIPKIKADKGKIKQVLYNLLSNAIKFTPEGGNVRIIPTKSEKMVHVAVEDTGIGIAENDRDKLFKPFVQLDSSANREYEGTGLGLALITKFIELHGGSLEVKSEEGKGSTFTFSIPVDPAETNELIPEDKVEKKIPEMKVDDETFVAAPHNPKGDDPVVVVAEDDPKSRELLLAMLSSKGYHAIGVERGDQVIKKVRELKPLAVTLDIMMPGQDGWTVLDRLKKDSHTRDIPVIMISVLDKAKIDSMWTVEDYFVKPVDKTDLIETLERVRKNMKPEETTILVVDDEEQDRELIHSMLDSEGFWILDAAGGEEAIKILQKQQPDIVLLDLMMPEFSGYDVIEYIQNLDSTSNISIIICTAQELTEENRKMLDDNVACIMHKGMFRRQELVQLINNLNITKN